The Oncorhynchus tshawytscha isolate Ot180627B linkage group LG02, Otsh_v2.0, whole genome shotgun sequence genome contains the following window.
TACAGACCGTCACAGCCCTGCACTCCCCTGCTATCGCCCCTCACACTGCCGAGCTGGAGAGCTGCACCCAGCCAACCTCTGTGTAGGCACCCGTCACATGCCAGTACACCGCCCCCATCAGTTTGGTCCACACCATTTGCACTTCTGCCGTGAAGAACTCTGGGAAGTCCTCCGAGAACACCTCCTGCATTACACCACACAGGatctgagagatggagaaagggaggaagtgATAAGTGATAAACAATGAGGAAAAaagtgagaggaagaggatggcAAGATGTAAGTCAAAATAAAAATTGgtagatgaagaaagagagaggagttaaAATGGAGGAGAGCAATCTCATCTAAAAAAAACACCCTCAAAGCCTTTCCAGTTGGCCTCCTTGAAACAGAGAGCAACGCAACTTCCGTCCTCTCCACTCGAAACCTTTCAGAGGGTCATTGGGGACCATTAACACAAACAAGCCACGCCCTCACCTTAAAGTACATAGGCTCCACCTTGTGTTTGACAGCATGCGCCTTGCCCACCAGAGCCAGAACAGAGGACACTTTCTCTGGGTCGTGGAGGTTCTCCACCACCGTGTTGATGGCGCTCATCACCCGGCGGGCGTGGTGCCTCAGCTGGACACTGCGCTCCATCTCCTCTGGGTCATCCATGTCCTGAAACTGGCTGAAGTACTGCTTGGCCGATGGGAAGTTCACAAAGAACCTGGAGGACAGAAGAGCAATAACATTCTTACTCTGTGACTTTCCTGGAACTTCTAGTGACAAGGTGTATCTATGGCTCTGGGTAGAAGTTAGTGTACTCATAATATCATAATACCCACAGAACGACCGTGCAATCAAACAATATCAGGGGAAGTCCAAGAAACTTGGGGGCAAAAGAGCCAGGGTTAGAGTTTGTACAGAGCCATGGTGGTACAAGCACAGCTTACGTGGATATCATCCATGCTGGTTTCAGTTGTTCCAGGACAATGATATTCTAGTAAGACAATAACACTATTATTTGAATGTCCTCATCCACACAGAGCAAAGCAGAAGATATCAACATGCCTACAGGCAATCAAATGATGTCAGTGCACAAATGAAGGATGAATAATATGTCAGTTAATACCCTCGGCAAAAACCACTGGAATGACTGGAATCGGTACTAGTGGGGAATATGTACGCTTCATAACATTTGATCGAAGCGTTCAAGCGTGAAGATTTCTGAATCTGGTCATTGAATGGGACGCCCTGTGGCCATAAAGTCACGCGAGTTAATAAAACATTTCCAGAGACATTATCGCTCATTGTAATGTGTGACCTAGAGCTAATGAAAACTACCCAAAGTTTTCAAAGTGCACAATGTGCCTCAAGTTGTAATCAGCCTCGTTAACATAGCCTCATCTGCACCTAGGTGATTGGGTTTACTTATCACTTGTCACGACTTGGGCTTACGACTCAAGTCTCTTTGACGTCCTGCGAGTGGAGTGTTTACGTCCTGCGAGTGGAGTGTTTACGTCCTGCGAGTGGAGTGTTTACGTCCTGCGAGTGGAGTGTGCTTGTCATGACTTCTCGCGTCTACTTGGAGCCTTGGAGAATCTGCTCCGGGCGCCAACAACACGCAACGCGGGGTGATTGACAGGCGGGAGCGGTAAAGTGGTGCTGATGAGGCGAGGAGCATTAAGATATTTACGTTTCTTTGAGTGTAATTAGAGGCAGGTCCTGCTGGGGACCGGAGGAGCGAGACGGGTGGCAGTCGATGTTCCTCTCGGAGCAATTCACCCGCGGTGACTGTGCGTAGGAGGTTTCCTCTGCCTGAATGCTTTGGCATTGATTATGAGCCACATAACAATACCTGCCATACACAGCGATGA
Protein-coding sequences here:
- the LOC112245702 gene encoding cytoglobin-2-like, producing the protein MESPRDVGGETMERGERAEPLTDAEREIIQNTWVHVYENCEDVGVSVLIRFFVNFPSAKQYFSQFQDMDDPEEMERSVQLRHHARRVMSAINTVVENLHDPEKVSSVLALVGKAHAVKHKVEPMYFKILCGVMQEVFSEDFPEFFTAEVQMVWTKLMGAVYWHVTGAYTEVGWVQLSSSAV